GTTGCGGTACGCGCCCATGCCCAGGTCGGGAGAGGTGACGGAGTGGGCGTGCACGGCGGCGTTCTGCAGGAAGACGCCGCGGCCCGTCGTGTCGATCGAGTAGTTGCGGGCCACGTCGAAGCGGCCCTGGGCGTCCCAGCGGAGGCGGTCGCGGACCGGCTCCAGGAAGGCGGGGACGGCGTACTTGTAGCCGGTCGCGAGGATCAGGCCCTCGGTCTCGACGGTGAAGTCCTTCTCCTGCTCCTCCTGGCGGAAGCCGAGGGCGTAGCTCCCGGCGGTCTCGTCGTACGCGGCGGAGCGCAGCGCGGAGTTGGTGAGCAGGCGGGTGGGGACCGGACCGGCCAGGTTCTTCTGGTAGAGCAGGTCGAAGATCGCGTCGACGAGCTCGCCGTCGATGCCCTTGAACAGGCCCTTCTGCGCGGTCTCCAGGCGGGAGCGGGTGGCCTCCGGGAGGGCGTGGAAGTAGTCCACGTACTCGGGGGAGGTCATCTCCAGGGTGAGCTTGGTGTACTCCAGCGGGAAGAAGCGCGGGGAGCGGGTCACCCAGTTGAGCTGGTAGCCGTGGACGTCGATCTCCGCGAGGAGGTCGTAGTAGATCTCGGCGGCGCTCTGGCCGCTGCCGACCAGGGTGATCGACTTCTTGCGCTGCAGCGCCTCCTTGTTCGGGAGGTAGCGCGAGTTGTGGAGGAAGTCGCCGCCGAGCCCGGCGCAGGAGTCGGGGATGTGCGGCGGGGTGCCGGTGCCGAGCACGATCCGGCGCGAGCGGAACGTTTCGCCGGTCTCGGTGGCCACCACGTACTCCTCGGCGGCCTCGTCGAAGGACACGGCGGCGACGGTGGTCGAGAAGCGGATGGTGGAGAGCTTCCCGGCGGCCCAGCGGCAGTAGTCGTTGTACTCCGTCCGCAGCGGGTAGAAGTTCTCGCGGATGTAGAAGGAGTAGAGCCGGCCCTTCTCCTTCAGGTAGTTGAGGAAGGAGTACGGGGAGGTCGGGTCGGC
The DNA window shown above is from Streptomyces showdoensis and carries:
- a CDS encoding lysine N(6)-hydroxylase/L-ornithine N(5)-oxygenase family protein, producing the protein MSTPETTYDFIGIGLGPFNLGLACLTEPIDQLNGLFLESKPDFEWHSGMFLEGAHLQTPFMSDLVTMADPTSPYSFLNYLKEKGRLYSFYIRENFYPLRTEYNDYCRWAAGKLSTIRFSTTVAAVSFDEAAEEYVVATETGETFRSRRIVLGTGTPPHIPDSCAGLGGDFLHNSRYLPNKEALQRKKSITLVGSGQSAAEIYYDLLAEIDVHGYQLNWVTRSPRFFPLEYTKLTLEMTSPEYVDYFHALPEATRSRLETAQKGLFKGIDGELVDAIFDLLYQKNLAGPVPTRLLTNSALRSAAYDETAGSYALGFRQEEQEKDFTVETEGLILATGYKYAVPAFLEPVRDRLRWDAQGRFDVARNYSIDTTGRGVFLQNAAVHAHSVTSPDLGMGAYRNAYIIGEMLGAEYYPVEKTIAFQEFAV